The Alosa sapidissima isolate fAloSap1 chromosome 12, fAloSap1.pri, whole genome shotgun sequence nucleotide sequence CTCTCGGCTCTTTTAGAAAGGGACAccagagagcagagcaggagcCAGCTGTGGAGTGCTGCTCGGGAGagcaggctcacagcaagccgGTTCCATGATGTCTATGTGGCCAGGGGAGATGAAATCCGGCAGCGGATGGCAGAGAGGATCCTCAAGGGAACCCGGCAAACCGCAGCTATGCGGCGGGGGTTGGAGCTGGAGCCAGAAGTGCTCCAGCGCTACGCAGAGCAATGGCAGGTCAACGTGCTCCCCTGTGGCTTCATTGTGCACCCAGATGCTCCCCATCTGGGTGCAAGCCCAGATGGCCGGGTGGTTGACCCTTTGCAGGATCCCCCCTTCGGACTGGTGGAGGTGAAATGTCCGGACATCAACAGCATCACCGAGGCACCTCATGTTAAGTTTGTTGGGGGGAAACCTGTACTTAGAAGGGGTCACCACTACTTCACCCAGGTGCAAGGCCAGCTTGCGGTCACTGGCCTTCCCTGGTGTGACTTTGTCACTGACACCAGGTCAGACATTTCTGTGGAGAGGATCTGGCGGGATGAATCTTTCATCACAAGTCTGAAAGACAAGTTAGATTTGTTTTATTATTCCACATTTATGGACGTTTTTCTAAAATAGTGTGTGACGGTAATACAtattgctgattggatcataaacggccacagcaacgaagaggaGTGACTATAGAACTTGCCAAAGCAATTAAGAATCTCTTTTTACTAGTAGTTCAGTTGTGCTAAAGAGTTGTGCTATTTTCCCAATGTATTGTCAATGGTAAGTATAGTTGGTAAGTGGTAAGTATAGTTACACACATAGTAAATATTCCTTTTTAGAATGTCCTGTGAAAACCACCGATGAGCCTTCTGTGTATTTGGTGCAGCGCATGTTGTGCTCTGCAGGATGGCCTTTACGGATCCCAGGTACAGCATTCGGTGCATGTTGCAGCTGTCACCAGCCAGTTGTGAGTGGTGGTTGGATCAGAATTGTAATGTGCTTTAGTTTTGAATAGATGTATGTAGTAATGTTTAATTGTTAATCAGTTGTGAATTGTTTTCTGATTTGTGTCTGTGGCGTCTGagtttgtcttgtatgtttgTCTCGTCTTCCCACTCAAGACCTGCACCTTGCCGTGGTGGGTGGGCTTTCAACAGAGTCAGGTCACTTAGGTTCCTGACAGGTTCCGTGGGGGCACCCGTGATGGACCAGTCAAACGAACAACGCTTGTGAGGACATGTGAGTATTTTCACTTTCAGCCCATGGATTTAAAAACCTGAAAACACTTGCATACATTGGATTTCTTACGTTTTAGTACAACAGCGATGACAACGACCAAGAAACAGGTTCACCAGAGAGCAGAGCCGGAGCCAGCTGTGGAGTGCTGCTCGGGAGGATCCGGCGGGATGAGTCATTCATTGTATGTCTGAAAGACAAATTAGATTTGTTTTATTATTCCACATTTATGGACGTTTTTCTTAAGGAGTATGTATACtgtcagtgtgtgcgtgcgtgcctgcctgTGTACCTTGTTAATctttaaaaaacaaattctgTTCTACAATTATTCTGTTAAAAAATTACATAAAtcagcgtgtgcatgtgcatgcgtgtgtgtgccttctTCAAATTGTTGTTCTGTGTGTAATtttcaaatcaaattaaataaaaataaaaaaaacacatgagaACTATATTTGGATTCAGTGATATTATTAACAACTTCATTGTATGTATGTCAgtgtatggaggtgtgtgtgcacgcagaaGAGCAGTAGAAGAGAAAATACTCACATGCATGTCCTCACAAGCGTTCGTTTGACTGGTCCATCACGGGTGCCCCCACGGAGCCTGTCAGGAACCTAAGTGACCTGACTTATAGTTGAAAGCCCACCCACCACGGCAAGGTGCAGGAATACTTTTAACTCAGTCCAGATCAAGAACAATTACTGTAGTGTGCAATGACAAAGTTATGAGTGCTGCATGACAAATAACATCACAATAATCTGTTCAATCTTTGTTTTAGCAAAATGTGCTGtatatgaaatatgaatgtATGAAATAAGCTATCTAGTTTTAGTTTaaaacgcacacagacacactgacaaacCATTTACTGTCTAAACTTAGCTAACATTTCTAGCTATGTTTTTGACTTGTTACCAAGGGCTATTGGCTTTGTGCACTAGATAGAGACAAACTTCTCCGCTGTCAAAAAGCACATTAAGATGAGTGCTTTAGTAGTAAAACTGTACTCAGGCACCGAAAGTCCTGCCCTCCTTATTTTGTGCAGCCCATGTAGGCTGGCGTTTTTAGGAAAACGGTGGAAGCAGAAATCACGTTTATATCGACTTGAAACCGACAGAGTGGGACACAGCAGTGCTCCTTAAAGCCGCCCACGGTTTCAAGCTTAAACACTCGCATAGATTGCATTTCTTACGTTTTAGTACAACTGAAGCAATTACCTTCAAGTGCTTTTTAGCATAGGTGATAACGAACCACAGACACGTTCGTCCGCCATAAGAGAAACATGGAGGTTCGTCTATATTTAGTGTGCAGAGCTAATAAAAACCTCCAAATAAACACAATGTATATATGCAAATGTACATCTCGTTATTTATCTCCTTGCTAATTCATCTACTCAGATAAAATCTTACCTGGGGGTGGTCGTGCGTCGTAGTCGTGGTCCGAAGCAAcgctagctaagttagctaagctAGCAACACCAACATCTTCGTTTCCACAAGGCTCGACTTCACGAACATCAAACCCCAGTCTCTCAGTTGTCCTCTCGAAAACAGACTTCCTGGCTTGGGTTGAGTCAGAGACCCATGAAAAAACACAAGGCACCGCGTCTTGTTTATCTGCGACGAAGGTGGGTGGCAAACATTCGTCGGGATAGTTTTAATATAACATCCCACACTAAGGTCTGCTGCAGACACTTCATGGAAAGCGACCTAGTTGAGCCAAAAGAAGGAGCAATACCTATGCTCTTTGAGTGGAATGCCTACAGGCTCACAACACGACccagtgtgtgggagaggagagaaaggccaGAGGAACCGGAGTTATCTCTTCCTTTAGAGTCAGACACCGAAGTGTCAGCCGATCATGATTACTGTGCTATTCCAGAGCCGTCGTCTTTAGATTTGAGCTGTGCGGCAAACGAGGATTTGGCATGTGAAGTGGAGGAGTTAAAAAAGCAGCGAAATTTCGGACTGCAGCGGTTTGCAGGATCTGATGAGGATATACGGTTTTACACTAGGTAGGCTAGAAGCTATGCAGATTGCAAATATTTTCAGTCTTCTGGTACCGATGGCAGGCATAATAACGTCCTCCTTTCCTTTAACCCCACCCTACAAAAACCTCAACAGAGGATAAACATACACTAGGCCAATTAGTTTATTCGTCTATAAAAATTATAAAGTACATATTTACATGTAAAAtcaatcaaatgtatttttgcTCCACTAGATTCCCAAGTTATGATCATTTAATGGCCTTCTGGTGGCTCATTGAGCCATCAGTCCACAAAATGGTTAGAATCACAAGAGCCAGAGCAGCAGCTAAGAAAAATGAAGAGGTGACCCGTTCATGTGTGTCAGGGGTAGGTGTCAGAGTTAGCTTTAATAGCTAGGCTATAAAcactatgtattattattattattattattattattatgttaagTCAGCCATTTGGGTTTGTGGATTGAGACAAATTTACAATATGTCTATCAAATCCACAGAGGCAGGTACTGCAGCCAATAGATGAGTTCTTCCTATTCCTTGTCCATCTTTCTGTTGGTCTGAAGGAGAGAGACTTAGGACATCGGTTTGGAATTCATTCCTCGATAGTCAGCAGAGTAGTGTCATCATGGACAAACTACCTATACACCCTCCTTGGGTCTGTATGCATTTGGCTGTCACCTGAGGAAGTTAAGGCAAATCTCCCAGCAGTTTTCAGCGACTTCCCTGACACACAGGTGATCATAGATTGCACTGAATTTAAATGCCAGACTCCGTCCTCTCTGTTGCTGCAGAGTGAAATGTACTCACGCTACAAAAGTCACTGCACCATGAAAGGCCTGATTGGCATTGCTCCACATGGTGCAGTGACTTTTGTCTCTTCATTATATGCAGGGTCAGTGAGTGATAAAGAGTTGTTCAAAAGATCAGGGCTAGCAGAGCTACTTACAGAGGAGATGGCAGTGATGGTGGACAAGGGTTTCTTAATTAGCGACTGTGTGAATTGCAAGGTGTACTGTCCACCATTTTTGTCCAGGAAGAGTCAGATGCCTGCACATCATGTAATTGCAACACAAGCCATAGCACGTCTCAGAGTACACGTGGAAAGAGTAATCAGGAGGATCAAAGAAAACAAGTTCTTCGATGGCATCATTCCACTAACTCAGACTGTAAATATCAGCCAAATGTTCACAGTGGCATGTCTGTTATCCAATTATCAGAACAAGGCATTAGTGAAGGCCTGGCTTAAATAAAAAACTACATATCATGTCAACACAGAAATAATATTACTTGTacatacattttaatgtaaaattAGATACATCACAATAGTATAACATACATTAGTTCAAAAGTAAAACAGTGGGTACTCTACGCATGAATAtcacataaataaaaaaaaatgttctctGAAATGGCAAAAACTACCTACctaatatatatacattatttaTTGTTTACAAATAAAAATCTATAACACATTTGAACCATATTTTTGTCCATCATGTCTTTGACTCAATAATTAGTGTTATTTTTTAGGAGTGGATTATACAGAGGCAGTGACAGTACATTACAACAATCAATAGGGTCCTGTATAGATTTGTAAAAATGAACAGTCATTAAACCCCTTTGTATAGATTTGTAAAAATGAACAACTCAGAAGTGGCAGATGGAGTCAGAAGTGGCAGCTGGATACAGTAAGCGGCCATGCGCTCCTTTGTATAGATTTGTAAAAATGAACAGTCATTAAACCCCTTTGTATAGATTTGTAAAAATGAACAACAATCATTAAGCCCCTTTGTATAGATTtgtaaaaatgaacagttataATACATTGGATTTGTAAAAATGAACAACTATTACAATAtattggtctattttttttttcttttttatgatgatgatgatttgtATTGGATTAAATAAGTTATATTTTGATCATGTTTTTAGAGCTCATTTTTCATTTGTAGGTATCGTGGCATGTAGTAGCAAAAGAAATAATCAGCTTTCTCTCTGATTGATTTTTGCACCTCAGTGTCTATGTAAATCCGTTGCACAAGATAGTCCTCCTGTGCCCACACAACAAAATCGCACCACTGCATCCCTGTGAGGAGCAGTTGCCCTTGTACTTGCCAGTAATAGGCGTGGCTTTTTTTAAGTTTTGGGGAACCATTTTCCATTTTTACGTATTTGCAGTCTACAAAGTTTTTGACATTAGGGCATTTGAATTCAACAAGGCCGAATTGGGGGTTTGTGTTTGGATCATAAACAACACCATCTGGAGAAGCAGCAAGCCAGGGGGTGGTTGGATGAATAACTAGACCACTGGGTGTATAGTTGACATGGACTAACTTACTATATTCAGCTGCCACTTCTGACTCCATCTCAGCCCCCCTCTTCATGTCTGCCGTTTGTCTTGTTCCCTTAAATATTCGGTCTGCAAGCGACTCAGCAGAGCTCTGGCCTTTGACATGGCAGATCTCCCGAAACCTAGAGTCATCATGTCCATCCAGCGGCAAGTGTGGTGTCGGTGGCGTGTCATGAATATGTGTGATGTACCGGGTCTTCTGTGCAGGCTGTTGATAGGACAATACACTTCCCTTTTGCACTAACCCGATGCCAATTTCCACAAGGGGCTGGTCAGACCTCATGTTCATGGTGGTCACAAGTGGCTGATCCTCAAGGCTAAAGCGACTGTATGCTTCTGATATTCGGAACATGCAGGGATCGGGTAATGGACTGACCAGGCCTCTGTAGAATCCACTCCTAAAAAATATATAGATACATTGTGTTAATAAGGGAGGAATACAGCGAATGAAAAAAATGGCAACAACTTCCTTTATGAAATTACATTCTACACTGTTTTCAGGCAATAAAGGTGTTGTTGAGGAAAACTTAAAGACTACCCTTTACCACACAGAAAATTGGTAAGGAGTTAATGAGCGCATTGATGAAGAATTGGACCAATAAGCATAATTGGCCGAATATCCGATGTCATCAAGCAATGTTGATTGTACAAGCAATTTATATCTACCTTTTATTAAGACTTATTCAGCTATTACTTATTTAAGCCACTTGGAGGAGTATCGCACTGGGTGTGGCACATGGGATTTAGATATATCTACAGGTGTGGTGATCAATTATGCCTGGACCTGGGATTATTTCCTAGGGGGGAAATCATCTCTTATTACCTTACTCCAGTCTGTACCCTTCGCTTTGGTACTGGCTTGGTGAAGACCATGGCGTTGATGGGTCCAGGCTTCACACCCTATCAGACAAATACAATTACTGAGAGTGGGATCACTTCAAAGCAATGATCAATGAAAAAAAACTTCAATCTCCTTAAAATTACCATAGTTCTTGGCTTGTGCCATTGCTGTTCTGACTCTGTGCAGCTATGAACAGGGGGTACCACTGGTATTTCAAGTTGTGAATAGTGTGCCGTTTGGTACAGCAGGGCCACTATGTGGCTGCATAAAGCAGTGCCTGCCACACAGGAACATGTCTTCTGTGTCATTACCACTGGCGTTGAATCACCAAGTGTAAtctgagaagaaagagaaagaaagaagtcagcctgctttaaaaaaaaaaaaaaggaaaaccgTGGTGTTATTTAACATATGCAAAAACCTAAACTGCTGAATGCTTAGACCAACAAAACTatcattacattaacattaggCAACATGGGGGAGGGTTAGGATGAATAAAGCTGGAGCTCCTGCCTACACTTAAACGATGTGGCATCTCAGACTTCAGCATAGACCTGTAGCACAATGATCTGACGCCAACTTGCCCTGTCATCCTGTCTTTATTGGACACTATAAAATAACAGATTAAGTTGTTAGCGTTATGGGTCATTGGTGATAACCTGTGTATCAACAGCTATGCATCATTCACGTCAACACATCCTACAAGTAGCAGCAAGCTAAACAGCCGTTACACGATTGCTATAGCTTCTAACTAGACTATCTATCAACGTATGAAGTAAGTAAGCTAGCGCTAACATTTACTAACGTTAGTCAGTTAGTTTAAATGATGTTCTTACCTTCATAGTTGTGTATGTACGCGCCCACATACAACCTAAAACCCTTGTCCATTTTAAATGATGGGACCTTCGACATGTTTCAGATGCGGTGGACATCTGTCATACTCAATTTTGGGAGTTCTTGAAGAGACCGGGTGTAAAACACAGCTGTCGCCATCGTAGCACCGGAAACAGCTGAGCAGTACAAAGTAGAACGCGGAAGCGATTGTGACTGATTGTGCAAGTAGCCCATTGAAATGGTATAGGCAAGGTTTATCTTATATTAGGTTAttatgtgtggcacatttattgggctttagcctcttttaatttatttgataaggaactgataaaaactgagcagcagaaaagctgtcaaagtcgatacataaatagtttattattataataaggttattaatactattactttactactattactattgttactgttaatattattattcggatgagccaataatgtaaatctgagtctgaaatgttggctacaaacagtctgtaactgcactgctaactttcgggaactatttgagtcttccattagccgccattgttgaaaaaaatggaacattagcgtcaatggagttgtcgcaactctacctttatatggctctgggcttATCCACTTAATCGTTCTTGTCCCATGCTAGCCTAGGACTAACGTCAGTATTGCTAGCATcaacgccagcagcaacattcgaggtgttttaaaaaaaatcatttggatttAGTCTCCTCCTGTTCTCATCTATCGTTTCTGTTGTGTGCCACTTTTATGCTTACTAATGGCTGATTGCATTGCTGATTATTATAACTAAGCTACAACACATCCAGAAGTAGCCTCACAAcgtattagacattctctgatgtaATCACGAATGACATGAAGTAAGATCATTTGGGATAAACACATTTTCCCCATTCCCAGCAGGCCTTGTTCCTTTGTAAAAACGgacaataaataaagaaatgtaaTAAGTTGcaggtattttttttatttctaactCATATTGTAGGCTATGTTGTAACATCTGAACGTAAACACAATGCAAAAACTAAGGTCACCATGACTAATAGTTATAGGACATCTGAGTGGTATAAATAGCTGTCAATCCCTAATTAAGAACATGTTATACCgtgagaaaaaaaattgtgtatcCGTGATTGACAACATAAATGTAACTTGAAATTGCGATGGGAAGGGGCCCATAACGGGACAGTGGACATAGACCCAATCTCGCTCCTGGGTGTGCTGATACCCACACCCCTGGTACCTGACAATGAGCAACTTGCAAAATTCTTTTCTTGTTTCATCAGGGGACTGATATGGCCAGAAGCTTGATTTTGAGGCCTATGAGTCAAACCTCCTTTTACTTTTCAGAATGGATGCGATGATGAGGAGCGTTCAGTGGGCCAGAGGAAGACTCATTGAGCCAGACCTAGCTGATGAAATGCTCAGTGTGATTGctgatttcttaaaagaaatGGAAACTTTCACAGTTCAGCAAGGTTGGTCACATTAGTCTTTATTCCACTGTTAGATGTGCATGGCAATGTATCTCTTGGAGCAGGGTTGAGAAATCCTGAATAACTACAACTAAGCAGGCTAATAATAAACTTTCATTATTGTTCATATTTCATTGCTTTAATGTTAGGTGACCATGGATACCGCACTCCACAAGTCAGGGGACGGGTGGGACGTCCAAGGTTCCATGTCACCCAGGAACAGCTGGTGTTTTTGCTAACATTTAATTTTAAAATACGCCAGATTGCTGACATGTTAGGTGTGTCAGTGCGAACTGTAAAGCGACTCTTAAGGTAAGGAGTGCGGCATTATTAGTTAATgaatttgtattgtttttattagtAGATTAAATGTACAGatcaattgaccgatcccaagcccctcctccca carries:
- the LOC121677449 gene encoding uncharacterized protein LOC121677449 isoform X1 — encoded protein: MTHNANNLICYFIVSNKDRMTGQVGVRSLCYRSMLKSEMPHRLSITLGDSTPVVMTQKTCSCVAGTALCSHIVALLYQTAHYSQLEIPVVPPVHSCTESEQQWHKPRTMGVKPGPINAMVFTKPVPKRRVQTGVRSGFYRGLVSPLPDPCMFRISEAYSRFSLEDQPLVTTMNMRSDQPLVEIGIGLVQKGSVLSYQQPAQKTRYITHIHDTPPTPHLPLDGHDDSRFREICHVKGQSSAESLADRIFKGTRQTADMKRGAEMESEVAAEYSKLVHVNYTPSGLVIHPTTPWLAASPDGVVYDPNTNPQFGLVEFKCPNVKNFVDCKYVKMENGSPKLKKSHAYYWQVQGQLLLTGMQWCDFVVWAQEDYLVQRIYIDTEVQKSIREKADYFFCYYMPRYLQMKNEL
- the LOC121677449 gene encoding uncharacterized protein LOC121677449 isoform X2, with the translated sequence MKITLGDSTPVVMTQKTCSCVAGTALCSHIVALLYQTAHYSQLEIPVVPPVHSCTESEQQWHKPRTMGVKPGPINAMVFTKPVPKRRVQTGVRSGFYRGLVSPLPDPCMFRISEAYSRFSLEDQPLVTTMNMRSDQPLVEIGIGLVQKGSVLSYQQPAQKTRYITHIHDTPPTPHLPLDGHDDSRFREICHVKGQSSAESLADRIFKGTRQTADMKRGAEMESEVAAEYSKLVHVNYTPSGLVIHPTTPWLAASPDGVVYDPNTNPQFGLVEFKCPNVKNFVDCKYVKMENGSPKLKKSHAYYWQVQGQLLLTGMQWCDFVVWAQEDYLVQRIYIDTEVQKSIREKADYFFCYYMPRYLQMKNEL
- the LOC121677449 gene encoding uncharacterized protein LOC121677449 isoform X3 — protein: MTHNANNLICYFIVSNKDRMTGQVGVRSLCYRSMLKSEMPHRLSITLGDSTPVVMTQKTCSCVAGTALCSHIVALLYQTAHYSQLEIPVVPPVHSCTESEQQWHKPRTMGVKPGPINAMVFTKPVPKRRVQTGVRSGFYRGLVSPLPDPCMFRISEAYSRFSLEDQPLVTTMNMRSDQPLVEIGIGLVQKGSVLSYQQPAQKTRYITHIHDTPPTPHLPLDGHDDSRFREICHVKGQSSAESLADRIFKGTRQTADMKRGAEMESEVAAEYSKLVHVNYTPSGLVIHPTTPWLAASPDGVVYDPNTNPQFGLVEFKCPNVKNFVDCKYVKMENGSPSSQGCSGAILLCGHRRTILCNGFT